In Actinobacillus indolicus, a single genomic region encodes these proteins:
- a CDS encoding citrate synthase, with amino-acid sequence MPKLHPTLTAELHLNDGRKIPLPVYQSNLGFDAIGVEALQKHHLFTYDQGLTSTALCESSITYIDGEQGILLHRGYPIDELARKKTYLDVAYLLLKGELPNPEERAAFKKEITSYYMVNEQFTRLFQGFRRDSHPMAIMAAASSALAAFYNDLDCDNEEHRNRTALRLLAKMPTLAAMCYKYNIGRPFMYPQNNLTYAGNFLHMMFATPCEPYVVNPVLERAMDRIFTLHADHEQNASTSAVRGVASSGPNPFACIAAGIASLWGPAHGGANEACIKMLEEIGTVDRIPEFIARAKDKNDPFRLMGFGHRVYKNYDPRAKVMRETCHEVLKELGVNTPLLEVAMELERIALSDPYFIERKLYPNVDFYSGIILQAIGIPTSMFTVIFALARTVGWIANWKEMYEDSLKIVRPRQIYTGHTERHIEDK; translated from the coding sequence ATGCCAAAACTACATCCAACGTTGACTGCGGAACTTCATTTAAACGATGGTCGTAAAATTCCTTTGCCTGTGTATCAAAGTAATTTAGGCTTTGATGCGATCGGGGTAGAAGCGCTACAAAAGCATCATCTTTTTACTTATGACCAAGGTTTAACATCTACAGCACTTTGTGAATCAAGTATTACTTATATTGATGGTGAGCAAGGGATCTTATTACATCGTGGTTATCCGATTGATGAATTGGCGAGAAAGAAAACTTATCTTGATGTAGCATATTTATTGCTTAAAGGTGAATTACCTAACCCAGAAGAACGAGCTGCATTTAAGAAAGAAATTACTTCTTACTATATGGTAAATGAACAATTTACCCGTTTATTCCAAGGTTTTCGCCGAGATTCTCATCCAATGGCAATCATGGCCGCAGCAAGTAGTGCCTTAGCTGCATTCTATAATGACCTTGATTGTGATAATGAAGAGCATCGTAATAGAACTGCATTACGTTTATTAGCAAAAATGCCAACACTTGCAGCGATGTGCTACAAATATAATATCGGTCGTCCGTTTATGTATCCGCAAAATAATCTGACTTATGCAGGTAACTTTTTACATATGATGTTTGCAACACCTTGTGAGCCTTATGTGGTTAATCCTGTATTAGAAAGAGCAATGGATCGAATCTTCACATTGCATGCCGACCATGAACAAAATGCGTCAACCTCTGCGGTTCGTGGCGTTGCATCTTCTGGGCCAAATCCATTTGCGTGTATTGCGGCGGGTATTGCATCTCTTTGGGGACCTGCACATGGTGGAGCGAACGAAGCTTGTATTAAAATGTTGGAAGAAATCGGTACTGTAGATCGTATTCCAGAGTTTATTGCTCGTGCAAAAGACAAAAATGACCCATTCCGTTTAATGGGCTTTGGTCACCGAGTCTATAAAAACTACGATCCTCGTGCGAAAGTGATGCGTGAGACATGTCATGAAGTATTAAAAGAACTTGGCGTGAATACTCCACTACTTGAAGTAGCTATGGAATTGGAGAGAATTGCACTTAGCGATCCATACTTCATTGAGCGAAAATTATATCCAAATGTTGATTTCTATTCTGGTATTATTTTACAAGCAATTGGTATTCCAACATCTATGTTTACGGTGATCTTTGCATTAGCTCGTACGGTTGGTTGGATTGCAAACTGGAAAGAAATGTATGAGGATAGCCTGAAAATTGTCCGTCCAAGACAAATTTATACAGGACATACAGAGCGTCATATTGAAGACAAATAA
- a CDS encoding formate dehydrogenase subunit gamma, whose amino-acid sequence MSKVQIPNDYKIVRHKLPARLSHWTLVFCFFVTGLSGLAFFFPDFSWLVEILGTPQLARMIHPFTGIIMFLAFLNMVRIYWHHNIPEKNDWVWLKNIVEVLKGNEHAVSDNGKYNLGQKLLFWTLILAMFTLLITGIIMWRQYFAHNFSIPVVRIAILFHSACAFLLFTGIMVHMYMAFWVKGSIRGMVEGWVTVRWAKKHHPRWYREDVLPELEKELAEKTKR is encoded by the coding sequence ATGAGTAAGGTTCAAATTCCTAACGATTATAAAATCGTCCGTCATAAATTGCCTGCTCGTTTAAGTCACTGGACATTAGTGTTCTGTTTCTTCGTAACAGGTTTATCGGGATTAGCATTCTTCTTTCCTGATTTTTCATGGTTAGTGGAAATTTTAGGTACGCCTCAGCTTGCACGAATGATCCACCCATTCACAGGGATTATTATGTTCCTTGCCTTTTTAAATATGGTTCGTATTTATTGGCATCATAATATTCCAGAAAAAAATGACTGGGTATGGTTGAAAAATATTGTTGAAGTATTAAAAGGTAATGAACACGCAGTTTCGGACAATGGTAAATATAACCTTGGACAAAAATTGCTGTTTTGGACATTGATTCTTGCAATGTTCACTTTACTCATCACTGGAATTATTATGTGGCGTCAATACTTCGCCCATAACTTCTCTATTCCTGTAGTGCGTATTGCGATCTTATTCCACTCAGCTTGTGCTTTCTTGCTATTTACAGGCATTATGGTGCATATGTATATGGCATTCTGGGTGAAAGGTTCAATTCGAGGCATGGTAGAGGGTTGGGTGACAGTCCGCTGGGCGAAAAAACATCACCCACGTTGGTATCGTGAAGACGTATTACCTGAACTTGAAAAAGAGTTAGCAGAAAAAACGAAAAGATAG
- the fdnG gene encoding formate dehydrogenase-N subunit alpha produces MQVSRRKFFKICAGGMAGTSAAVLGFAPATALAAPREYKLLRAKETRNTCTYCAVGCGMLLYSLGDGAMNSKGKLIHIEGDPDHPVSRGALCPKGAGALDYVNSDRRVRYPEVREPGSKEWKRISWHEAIERIARHMKDDRDANFVEKNEAGETVNRWMTAGFLAGSACSNETGILTQKFVRSLGIVFTDNQASIUHGPTVASLAPSFGRGAMTNHWVDIKNSDLVIVMGGNAAEAHPVGFRWAIEAKKQNGAKLMVVDPRFNRSAAVADIYMPIRAGTDIAFLSGVIRYLLKNDKIQHEYVKHYTNSTFLVNENFKFEDGLFSGYNPETRTYDRSTWGYQFDEEGQPIRDMTLQHPRCVLNMLRDHVERYTPEMVERITGTPQKDFQIFCEEIAKTSAPDKAATFLYALGWTQHTVGSQNIRSMAIIQLLLGNIGVAGGGVNALRGHSNVQGITDLGLFPNRLPAYLPLPGEADTSLEKFLGRITPKQLMKDQVNYWANTPKFMVSMLKSFYGNKATKENEFGFHYLPKIPKGGMDHLKYIEQMYQGKVNGYFCQGMNPIASYPDSQKIIKALSNLKYLVIFDPLITDTSEFWKNYGEFNDVKTEEIQTEVFRLPTTCFVEEDGSIANSGRWLQWHWKGAEPPGEAKTDGEILSEIRAELIHLYHKEGGKAPIEPLEAMSWNYANPLEPKAEEVAKENNGYALEDLLDADGNVILKKGQLLSSFAQMRDDGTTSGACWIYTGQWTEKGNQMANRDNSDPSNLGNTLGWGFAWPMNRRIIYNRASADLSGKPWNPKRQLVKWNGKNWNYVDVADFGTAPPDSPTLPFIMQPEGVSGLFVRERMTDGPFPEHYEPMETPIGTNPLHPNVVSSPVARMFDSDKAQLGTSAEFPYVATTYRLTEHFHYWTKNVLLNVIAQPEQFVEIGEALAKEKGINNGDTVKVSSKRGHIKAVAVVTKRIRSLVSDGKPIHTIGVPIHWGFAATTGAKKGYFANNLTVRAGDANTFTPESKCMLVNIEKVGA; encoded by the coding sequence ATGCAGGTCAGTAGAAGAAAGTTCTTCAAGATCTGTGCAGGTGGTATGGCAGGAACTTCTGCTGCTGTGTTGGGATTTGCGCCAGCAACAGCATTAGCGGCTCCTCGCGAATACAAACTGTTACGTGCAAAAGAAACACGTAATACCTGTACTTACTGCGCTGTAGGCTGTGGTATGTTGCTATATAGCCTTGGTGACGGTGCAATGAATAGTAAAGGGAAACTTATTCACATCGAAGGTGACCCTGACCATCCAGTTAGTCGTGGGGCGTTGTGTCCAAAAGGTGCGGGTGCGTTAGACTATGTTAATAGTGATCGTCGTGTTCGTTACCCAGAGGTTCGTGAGCCAGGCTCAAAAGAGTGGAAACGTATTTCATGGCACGAAGCGATTGAACGTATTGCACGCCACATGAAAGATGACCGTGATGCAAACTTCGTTGAGAAAAATGAAGCGGGTGAAACCGTTAACCGTTGGATGACAGCAGGTTTCTTAGCTGGTTCTGCATGTAGTAATGAAACGGGTATTCTGACTCAGAAATTTGTACGTTCTCTCGGTATTGTTTTTACAGATAACCAAGCGAGTATCTGACACGGACCAACGGTAGCAAGTCTTGCTCCATCATTTGGTCGCGGTGCGATGACCAACCACTGGGTTGATATTAAAAACTCCGATCTTGTTATTGTCATGGGCGGTAACGCTGCAGAGGCACACCCTGTAGGTTTCCGTTGGGCGATTGAAGCGAAAAAACAAAATGGCGCGAAGTTAATGGTGGTTGACCCACGCTTTAACCGTTCTGCAGCTGTTGCTGACATTTATATGCCAATTCGTGCTGGTACGGATATTGCTTTCCTATCAGGCGTTATTCGCTATTTGCTCAAAAATGACAAAATTCAACACGAATACGTTAAACATTACACGAACTCGACATTCTTAGTGAATGAAAACTTCAAGTTTGAAGATGGTCTTTTCTCTGGCTATAACCCAGAAACACGTACTTATGATCGTTCAACTTGGGGCTATCAATTTGATGAAGAAGGTCAGCCAATCCGTGATATGACTTTACAGCACCCACGTTGTGTTCTCAATATGTTAAGAGATCACGTGGAACGCTATACGCCAGAAATGGTTGAACGTATTACAGGTACCCCACAAAAAGATTTCCAAATTTTCTGTGAAGAGATTGCAAAAACCTCTGCGCCAGATAAAGCGGCAACTTTCTTATATGCATTAGGTTGGACTCAACATACTGTAGGGTCACAAAACATTCGTTCTATGGCAATTATCCAATTACTTTTAGGTAACATTGGTGTTGCAGGTGGCGGCGTGAATGCATTACGTGGACACTCAAACGTTCAAGGTATTACTGACTTAGGTTTATTCCCTAACCGTTTACCAGCTTACTTACCACTTCCAGGTGAAGCAGATACGTCATTAGAAAAATTCTTAGGCCGTATTACACCGAAACAGTTGATGAAAGATCAAGTGAACTATTGGGCTAACACACCTAAATTCATGGTGAGCATGCTTAAATCGTTCTATGGTAATAAAGCGACGAAAGAAAATGAGTTTGGATTCCACTATTTACCAAAAATACCAAAAGGCGGTATGGATCATCTGAAATATATTGAGCAGATGTATCAAGGTAAAGTGAATGGCTATTTCTGCCAAGGTATGAACCCGATTGCTTCTTACCCAGATTCACAAAAAATTATTAAAGCATTAAGTAACTTAAAATATCTCGTTATTTTTGATCCATTAATCACCGATACTTCAGAGTTCTGGAAAAACTACGGTGAATTCAATGATGTGAAAACTGAAGAGATTCAAACAGAAGTCTTCCGTTTACCAACCACTTGTTTCGTTGAAGAAGATGGTTCAATCGCTAACTCAGGTCGTTGGTTACAATGGCACTGGAAAGGTGCGGAGCCACCAGGTGAAGCGAAGACTGACGGTGAAATTCTGTCTGAAATTCGTGCAGAGTTAATCCACCTCTATCATAAAGAAGGCGGAAAAGCACCGATTGAACCATTAGAGGCGATGAGCTGGAATTATGCTAACCCACTTGAGCCTAAAGCGGAAGAAGTGGCGAAAGAAAATAACGGCTATGCGTTAGAAGATTTACTTGATGCAGATGGTAACGTGATTCTCAAAAAAGGTCAGTTACTTTCAAGCTTCGCACAAATGCGTGATGATGGTACAACTTCAGGTGCATGTTGGATCTATACAGGTCAGTGGACTGAAAAAGGTAACCAGATGGCTAACCGTGATAACTCAGACCCATCGAACTTAGGTAATACGCTAGGCTGGGGCTTTGCATGGCCAATGAACCGCCGCATTATCTATAACCGTGCATCAGCAGATTTATCTGGTAAACCATGGAACCCTAAACGTCAATTAGTGAAATGGAATGGTAAAAACTGGAACTATGTGGATGTAGCAGACTTCGGTACTGCACCACCAGATAGCCCGACATTACCATTTATCATGCAACCTGAAGGTGTGAGTGGCTTATTTGTTCGTGAACGTATGACAGACGGTCCGTTCCCAGAGCATTATGAGCCAATGGAAACACCAATTGGTACGAACCCACTACATCCTAACGTGGTTTCAAGCCCAGTTGCACGTATGTTTGATAGTGATAAAGCACAATTAGGTACTTCTGCGGAGTTCCCTTATGTTGCAACAACCTATCGTTTAACAGAACACTTCCACTATTGGACGAAAAACGTATTACTCAACGTTATCGCTCAACCAGAGCAATTCGTTGAAATTGGCGAAGCCCTAGCGAAAGAAAAAGGCATCAACAATGGTGATACAGTGAAAGTAAGTTCTAAACGTGGTCACATTAAAGCCGTTGCGGTTGTAACTAAACGTATTCGTTCACTTGTTTCAGATGGTAAACCAATCCATACGATCGGTGTTCCGATCCACTGGGGATTTGCGGCAACAACTGGTGCGAAGAAAGGTTACTTTGCAAATAACTTAACTGTTCGTGCAGGGGATGCGAATACATTTACACCTGAATCGAAATGTATGTTAGTTAACATTGAGAAAGTGGGGGCATAA
- the efeB gene encoding iron uptake transporter deferrochelatase/peroxidase subunit: MSGTNSTARRDFLKQAAVLGAGVMASTAFALEPRATPKIKNIYSFYGTHQQGIATPAQKNIYFMVLDLHSTDLNKIKEMFKMWTDYSAKLTQGLNVKSYPDNAYIPPTDTGEADSLNPYNLTLTFGVTASFFDKLGIAQFKPKQLKDLPHFPRDQLKEHYTGGDICIQACADDPQVAFHAVRNLVRAARANITMRWSQAGFNSFEGGDTPRNLFGFKDGTGNPQGKALDETVWYQDDNWLKNGTFLVARRIQMHLETWDRTNLNGQEETFGRHRDSGAPIGKKQEFDTVNLEQKDEKGNPVIPEISHLHLAKKTGLQMLRRSFSYASGVDPKTGQFDAGLLFISFQKDPQQFITIQNSLGNIDKMNEYITHIGSGLFACFAGVKDENDYLGKSLFEQL; the protein is encoded by the coding sequence ATGAGCGGAACAAATTCTACTGCTCGTCGTGACTTCCTTAAACAAGCTGCGGTATTGGGCGCTGGCGTGATGGCTAGCACCGCTTTTGCCTTGGAGCCGAGAGCAACCCCTAAAATTAAAAATATCTATTCATTTTACGGAACACATCAACAAGGTATCGCTACACCTGCACAAAAAAACATCTATTTTATGGTGTTAGATCTACATTCCACCGATCTCAATAAAATCAAAGAGATGTTTAAAATGTGGACGGATTATAGTGCGAAATTAACGCAGGGGCTGAATGTGAAAAGCTACCCTGACAATGCCTATATTCCGCCAACCGATACGGGCGAAGCGGACAGTTTAAATCCGTACAATCTCACCCTGACCTTTGGTGTCACTGCGTCTTTCTTTGATAAGCTTGGCATTGCACAGTTCAAGCCAAAACAGCTTAAAGATCTACCGCACTTTCCACGAGATCAGCTCAAAGAGCATTACACCGGCGGCGACATCTGTATCCAAGCCTGTGCCGACGATCCGCAAGTGGCATTCCACGCCGTGCGTAACTTGGTGCGTGCCGCTCGTGCGAACATTACAATGCGTTGGAGCCAAGCGGGTTTTAATTCCTTTGAAGGGGGCGATACGCCACGTAACCTGTTCGGATTTAAAGACGGCACGGGTAATCCGCAAGGCAAAGCACTTGATGAAACCGTCTGGTATCAGGACGATAACTGGTTGAAAAATGGCACATTTTTAGTGGCTCGCCGTATTCAAATGCACTTGGAAACTTGGGATCGCACAAATCTCAACGGGCAAGAAGAAACCTTTGGTCGCCATCGAGACAGCGGTGCGCCGATTGGGAAGAAACAGGAGTTTGATACGGTTAATCTTGAGCAGAAAGATGAAAAAGGCAATCCTGTTATCCCTGAAATTTCCCATTTGCATTTGGCGAAAAAGACAGGGTTACAGATGTTAAGACGTTCCTTCTCTTATGCCAGCGGTGTTGATCCGAAAACAGGGCAGTTTGATGCAGGTTTGTTGTTTATCTCGTTCCAAAAAGATCCGCAACAGTTTATCACCATTCAAAACAGCCTTGGCAATATCGACAAGATGAACGAATACATTACCCATATCGGTAGCGGATTATTTGCGTGCTTTGCAGGAGTTAAAGATGAAAATGATTACTTGGGTAAATCATTGTTTGAACAGCTTTAA
- the efeO gene encoding iron uptake system protein EfeO yields MRLKSLTLAISSLFVATSVFATDLSKETQTYKEFVVGQIDQLVTDTEKFVGYLKAGDVEKAKQIYPLARMYFERSEPIAESFGDLDPRIDARLADLSEEGKTEKDWSGFHKIEKVLWEQNTTKGTEATADQLIKDVKELRAKIPTAEVTPDLMITGAVDLLNEVSTTKVTGEEEIFSKTDLYDFKANIEGAEKIYEIFKAKLEQKDAKLAKEIADRFQDVNVLLAKHNKSKDGYDYVPYNTLTDKDIKALAEAVNKLGEPLAQMGILLGK; encoded by the coding sequence ATGCGTTTAAAATCTCTCACCCTTGCGATTTCAAGTTTATTTGTTGCCACTTCAGTTTTTGCAACGGATTTATCTAAAGAAACCCAAACTTATAAGGAATTTGTAGTTGGGCAAATCGATCAATTAGTGACAGATACCGAGAAATTTGTAGGGTATTTGAAAGCAGGCGATGTGGAAAAAGCGAAGCAAATCTATCCGCTTGCACGTATGTACTTTGAGCGTTCAGAGCCGATTGCAGAGAGTTTTGGCGATTTAGATCCACGTATTGATGCTCGTCTTGCGGATTTAAGTGAAGAAGGAAAAACCGAGAAAGATTGGTCGGGTTTCCATAAAATTGAGAAAGTGCTTTGGGAGCAAAATACCACAAAAGGCACAGAAGCGACCGCTGATCAGTTGATCAAAGATGTGAAAGAATTGCGTGCGAAAATTCCAACGGCGGAAGTGACCCCTGATTTAATGATTACCGGTGCGGTGGATTTGTTAAATGAAGTATCTACCACAAAAGTAACGGGCGAAGAAGAGATTTTCTCAAAAACTGACCTTTATGATTTCAAAGCCAACATCGAAGGGGCGGAAAAAATTTATGAGATCTTTAAGGCAAAATTAGAGCAAAAAGATGCGAAATTGGCAAAAGAGATTGCTGATCGCTTCCAAGATGTGAATGTGTTATTGGCGAAACATAATAAGTCAAAAGACGGCTATGATTATGTGCCTTACAACACGTTGACAGACAAAGATATTAAAGCACTGGCGGAAGCAGTAAACAAATTAGGCGAGCCTTTAGCTCAAATGGGTATTCTTCTTGGCAAATAG
- the fdhD gene encoding formate dehydrogenase accessory sulfurtransferase FdhD, which yields MENGSLYIENREDNLIKEVPVALIYNGISHAVMMCTPEDLEDFAIGFSLTENIIQHKQEVYGIDIVEGCYGIEVQLEISTRRFNELKEKRRSLVGRTGCGICGVEQLEQVQQSCKNFPESHRLHHIHPQILENALLQLEQAQSLSKLTGASHAAAFFTPEGKLLAIREDVGRHVALDKLLGWYAINNQPLGFIFVTSRASYEMVQKCLACGIEMLCAISATTEMAVSIARENHFTLLAFTRKGKTTIYSGSHRLQIS from the coding sequence ATTGAGAATGGTTCTTTATACATTGAAAATAGAGAGGATAATCTCATCAAAGAAGTTCCTGTAGCACTAATTTACAATGGAATTTCTCATGCCGTAATGATGTGTACACCGGAAGATTTAGAAGATTTTGCCATTGGCTTCTCGCTTACTGAAAATATTATTCAACATAAACAAGAAGTTTATGGTATTGATATTGTGGAAGGTTGTTATGGGATTGAGGTTCAATTGGAGATTTCAACTCGAAGATTTAATGAATTAAAAGAGAAACGTCGTTCCCTTGTTGGAAGAACAGGCTGTGGTATTTGCGGTGTAGAACAGCTAGAGCAAGTCCAACAAAGTTGTAAAAATTTTCCTGAATCTCACCGCTTGCATCATATTCATCCTCAAATATTAGAAAATGCATTACTACAACTTGAGCAAGCTCAATCTCTTTCAAAGCTAACAGGAGCAAGTCATGCTGCAGCTTTTTTTACACCCGAAGGAAAGCTTTTAGCCATTCGTGAAGATGTCGGTAGGCATGTTGCACTTGATAAATTATTAGGTTGGTATGCAATCAACAACCAACCTTTAGGATTTATCTTTGTAACAAGCCGTGCAAGTTATGAAATGGTTCAAAAATGTTTAGCTTGCGGTATAGAAATGCTATGTGCTATTTCTGCTACCACAGAAATGGCCGTATCCATAGCAAGAGAAAATCATTTCACATTACTTGCTTTTACACGTAAAGGAAAAACAACTATTTATTCTGGCTCGCACAGGCTACAAATCTCTTAA
- the fdxH gene encoding formate dehydrogenase subunit beta, with product MGAVQSQNIIKASATSFLTPAPHARDHQVEVAKLIDVTTCIGCKACQVGCSEWNDIRSTPEDCVGVYDNPIDLNAKAWTVMKFNEVEENDRLEWLIRKDGCMHCSEPGCLKACPAPGAIIQYANGIVDFQSDKCIGCGYCIAGCPFNIPRMNPEDHRVYKCTLCVDRVTVGQEPACVKTCPTGAIRFGSKEEMKEYASKRIDDLKSRGYENAGLYDPEGVGGTHVMYVLHHADKPELYSGLPKDPKIDPTITLWKDVLKPVAAVSMAGLAISAAAHYISMGPNTEEFDEHEHDEEHKGGKDE from the coding sequence ATGGGTGCTGTACAATCACAAAACATTATTAAAGCCTCTGCAACATCATTTTTGACACCTGCACCTCATGCACGTGATCATCAAGTTGAAGTGGCAAAACTTATTGACGTAACAACTTGTATCGGCTGTAAAGCATGTCAGGTAGGTTGTTCTGAATGGAATGATATTCGCTCAACGCCAGAAGATTGCGTTGGTGTATATGACAACCCGATTGACTTAAATGCGAAAGCATGGACGGTGATGAAATTCAACGAAGTTGAAGAGAATGACCGCTTAGAATGGTTAATCCGTAAAGACGGTTGTATGCACTGTTCTGAACCGGGCTGTTTAAAAGCATGTCCAGCACCAGGTGCAATCATTCAGTATGCCAACGGTATTGTTGACTTCCAGTCAGACAAATGTATCGGTTGCGGTTACTGTATTGCAGGCTGTCCATTTAATATTCCACGAATGAATCCAGAAGATCATCGTGTGTATAAATGTACGCTTTGTGTGGATCGTGTCACGGTAGGTCAAGAGCCAGCATGTGTGAAAACCTGTCCAACAGGTGCAATCCGCTTTGGTAGCAAAGAAGAGATGAAAGAGTATGCATCTAAACGTATTGATGACTTAAAATCTCGTGGCTACGAAAATGCAGGTTTATATGACCCTGAAGGTGTTGGTGGTACACACGTTATGTATGTATTACACCATGCAGATAAACCAGAACTTTATTCAGGTTTACCTAAAGATCCGAAGATTGATCCAACGATTACCCTTTGGAAAGATGTACTCAAACCAGTTGCAGCGGTTTCAATGGCTGGTTTAGCGATCAGTGCGGCTGCGCATTACATCTCAATGGGACCAAATACAGAAGAGTTTGATGAACACGAACATGATGAAGAACATAAAGGAGGCAAAGATGAGTAA